A single region of the Ascaphus truei isolate aAscTru1 chromosome 6, aAscTru1.hap1, whole genome shotgun sequence genome encodes:
- the LOC142496436 gene encoding uncharacterized protein LOC142496436, whose protein sequence is MEQVSSPGSASSTLLEEHHGDEDDEYDEDDATEETEIQSCDHEEVPIETVVPPNRPSTSTYDAIVASEGKIVDAENRRHSDMMTVLERMIGLQEETVSQLAHLHRVFIEVPKQLQKINTSFEALVVQQTQANYWRMTNVPQFNTSQPGSVHAGQFSPHSSDIHSPGPNVTGQVADIAVQVPDDILPLPSVQIQQQTPTKEATKTKQDTHETDQPSLVQCLPTCSHVSLGTSPVREQSLPKSPVGESLPKSPVGESLPKSPVGESLPKSPVGESLPKSPVG, encoded by the exons atggaacaagtgtcttcacctgggtcagccagctcaacactactagaag aacatcatggtgatgaggatgatgagtatgatgaggatgacgccacagaagagactgaaatacaatcatgtgaccatgaagaggtgccaatagaaactgttgtaccgccaaatcgtccatcaacttccacatacgatgcaattgtagcttcagagggaaaaatagtggacgcagaaaatcgtcgccattcagacatgatgacagtgctggaaaggatgattggactgcaggaagaaacagtatcacaattggcacatctccacagagtcttcattgaagtgcctaaacagttgcaaaaaatcaacacctcattcgaagcattagttgttcagcaaacacaagctaattactggagaatgactaatgtaccacaattcaacacctcccagccaggatctgttcatgcaggtcagttttcaccacattcatctgatattcattcaccaggcccaaatgttaccggtcaagtagcagacattgctgtgcaggttcctgatgacatcctaccgctgccatctgtacaaattcagcagcagacacctacaaaggaggcgacaaaaacaaaacaagacacacatgaaacagaccaaccatcacttgtgcagtgtctaccaacttgctcacatgtgtcactgggcacaagccctgtccgtgaacagtcactacccaaaagccctgtaggtgagtcgctgcccaaaagccctgtaggtgaatcgctgcccaaaagccctgtaggtgagtcgctgcccaaaagccctgtaggtgaatcgctgcccaaaagccctgtaggttaa